One genomic segment of Alicycliphilus denitrificans K601 includes these proteins:
- a CDS encoding restriction endonuclease subunit S, with protein sequence MAVASPYPNYQPLRSRWVPRVPEHWSLLRAKNFLREIDDRSKAGEETLLSMRMQRGLVPHNDVSVKRIAPENLIGYKKAQPDELVLNRMQAGNAMFFRNRQPGLVSPDYAVFRLLRDDNPEYLGHLFRSWPMRGLFRSESKGLGTGTSGFLRLYSDRFTALEIPLPPRPEQDQIVAYLRAQDAHIARFIQVKRDLIKLLTEQKLRIIDHAVTHGLDASVTLKPSGIEWLGEVPEHWEVAFIKHIADVRFSGVDKHSHDHETPVRLCNYTDVYKNDRITGDMDLMRATATEAEIARLTLKAGDVILTKDSETPDDIGVPAWVPEDLPGVVCAYHLGLLRPVPNRVLGEFLFRAIGSARTAQQFHVLATGVTRFALGKHDVKNAVVALPPVEEQQSICRWITNECQPLDDAIARTEEEIKLIREYRDRLIADVVTGQVDVRGWQPDPDDVVDDAALAALGDDQEDVTEEEDGDGED encoded by the coding sequence ATGGCGGTGGCGAGTCCCTATCCGAACTACCAGCCGCTTCGTTCGCGCTGGGTACCGCGTGTGCCGGAGCACTGGTCGCTGCTGCGTGCCAAAAATTTCTTGCGGGAGATTGACGATCGGTCGAAAGCCGGCGAGGAGACGCTGCTGTCAATGCGTATGCAGCGGGGCTTGGTGCCGCATAACGATGTCTCGGTAAAGCGCATCGCCCCAGAGAACCTCATTGGCTACAAGAAGGCACAACCGGACGAGCTTGTATTGAACCGGATGCAGGCGGGCAACGCCATGTTCTTCCGCAACCGCCAGCCCGGTTTAGTCAGCCCGGACTACGCCGTATTCCGCTTGCTCCGCGACGACAACCCAGAATATCTCGGCCACCTGTTCCGTTCGTGGCCAATGCGCGGGTTGTTCCGTTCGGAATCGAAGGGGCTTGGGACAGGCACTTCAGGCTTCTTGCGCCTCTACTCGGATCGCTTCACGGCGCTGGAGATTCCGCTGCCTCCGCGCCCCGAGCAAGACCAGATCGTTGCCTATCTCCGTGCACAAGATGCCCACATCGCCCGCTTCATCCAGGTCAAGCGCGATCTCATCAAGCTGCTCACCGAACAGAAGCTACGCATCATCGACCACGCCGTAACACACGGCCTAGATGCATCGGTGACGCTGAAGCCGTCCGGCATCGAATGGCTGGGTGAGGTGCCGGAGCATTGGGAAGTCGCCTTCATTAAGCACATTGCGGACGTGCGCTTCAGCGGCGTAGACAAACACTCGCACGACCACGAAACACCGGTGCGCCTGTGCAATTACACCGACGTCTACAAAAACGACCGCATCACCGGCGATATGGACTTGATGCGCGCCACAGCGACGGAGGCGGAGATCGCCCGCCTGACGCTGAAAGCGGGTGATGTCATTCTGACCAAGGATTCCGAAACACCGGACGACATTGGCGTGCCCGCGTGGGTGCCGGAGGACCTGCCCGGCGTGGTTTGCGCATATCACCTCGGCCTGCTGCGCCCCGTACCGAATCGGGTGTTGGGCGAGTTCCTGTTTCGCGCCATCGGCTCGGCGCGTACGGCGCAGCAGTTCCACGTTCTTGCCACCGGCGTCACACGCTTTGCACTTGGCAAGCACGACGTGAAAAACGCTGTCGTTGCCTTGCCGCCGGTCGAAGAACAGCAATCCATCTGTCGCTGGATCACCAATGAGTGCCAACCGCTGGACGACGCCATCGCCCGCACGGAAGAGGAAATCAAGCTGATCCGCGAGTACCGCGACCGCCTGATTGCCGATGTGGTCACCGGCCAAGTGGACGTACGCGGCTGGCAGCCTGACCCGGACGACGTGGTAGACGACGCGGCGCTGGCTGCGCTCGGCGATGACCAAGAGGATGTGACCGAAGAGGAGGATGGCGATGGCGAAGACTGA
- a CDS encoding type I restriction-modification system subunit M, translating to MQKKQQQDQSQIKWISDFIWNIADDRLRDVYVRGKYRDVILPFTVLRRLDAVLEATKDAVLERKKFLDTHKVAEQDGALRMAAGQAFYNVSEFTLAKLKASAAGQRLRDDFIAYLDGFSPNVQEILTKFNFRNQIQKLVDSHVLGYLIDDFLDPEVNLAPLPVKDADGRIKLPALDNHGMGTVFEELIRRFNEDNNEEAGEHFTPRDVVQLMAKLLFLPVADRIDSSTYSLYDGSCGTGGMLTVAEEALHELAEEHGKEVSIHLFGQEISDETYAICKADLLLKGEGAEAENIVGGADKSTLSADQFRSREFDFMISNPPYGKSWKTDLERMGGKKEFNDPRFIVSHAGNAEFKLLTRSSDGQLMFQVNKLQKMKHNTPLGSRIALVHNGSALFTGDAGQGESNIRRWVLENDWLEAIIALPLNIFYNTGIATYIWVLANKKAEARRGKVQLIDASGWFQPLRRNLGKKNCELADADIARILDLYLGEAQETAQSKWFDTQDFGYWKITVERPLRLKSQLSDERIEPLRFATGDEALRAEIYATHGDALYTEFAKRKPAIEAWLKGEDENEDDDSEDSDSGDDSEAPAARKAVPAKRRKKLLDATTWQRDKGLMEVAQRAQQALGSAVFDDHNEFRTRFDAALKARGEKLGAPEKKAIYKAVSWRDEAAPPVIAKRSKLKAGEHFEPGFDGAYLETVGKDRFMVEYEPDSELRDTEQVPLKEPGGIDAFFAREVLPHAPDAWIATDKTQIGYEISFARYFYKPAPLRTLAEIRADILALEQQSEGLLHKIVGGA from the coding sequence ATGCAGAAGAAACAACAACAAGACCAAAGCCAGATCAAGTGGATTTCCGACTTCATCTGGAACATCGCTGACGACCGTCTGCGCGACGTTTACGTGCGCGGCAAGTACCGTGACGTGATCCTGCCTTTCACCGTGCTGCGACGGCTCGACGCCGTGCTCGAAGCCACCAAGGACGCGGTGCTGGAGCGCAAGAAGTTCCTGGACACCCACAAGGTGGCCGAGCAGGACGGCGCGCTGCGCATGGCGGCAGGCCAGGCGTTCTACAACGTCTCGGAGTTCACGCTGGCCAAGCTGAAGGCCAGCGCGGCGGGGCAGCGGCTGCGCGATGACTTCATTGCGTACCTGGACGGCTTCTCGCCCAACGTGCAGGAAATCCTCACCAAGTTCAACTTCCGCAACCAGATCCAGAAGCTGGTGGATTCCCACGTCCTTGGCTACCTGATCGATGACTTCCTCGACCCCGAGGTCAATCTCGCGCCGCTGCCGGTGAAGGATGCCGACGGCCGCATCAAGCTGCCCGCGCTGGACAACCACGGCATGGGCACGGTGTTCGAGGAGTTAATCCGCCGCTTCAACGAAGACAACAATGAAGAGGCAGGCGAACACTTCACCCCGCGCGACGTGGTGCAGCTTATGGCCAAACTGCTGTTCCTGCCGGTGGCCGACCGGATCGATTCCAGCACCTATTCGCTCTACGACGGCTCCTGCGGTACAGGCGGCATGCTCACCGTGGCCGAGGAAGCCTTGCATGAACTGGCAGAGGAACACGGCAAGGAAGTATCGATCCACCTGTTCGGGCAGGAGATCAGCGACGAGACCTACGCCATCTGCAAGGCCGACCTGCTCTTGAAGGGCGAAGGCGCAGAGGCCGAGAACATCGTCGGCGGCGCGGACAAGTCCACCCTGTCCGCCGACCAGTTCCGCAGCCGCGAATTCGATTTCATGATCTCCAACCCGCCCTACGGCAAGAGTTGGAAGACCGATCTGGAGCGCATGGGAGGCAAGAAGGAATTCAACGACCCGCGCTTCATCGTCAGCCACGCGGGCAACGCCGAGTTCAAGCTCCTCACCCGTTCCAGCGACGGGCAGCTCATGTTCCAGGTGAACAAGCTGCAAAAGATGAAGCACAACACGCCGCTGGGCAGCCGCATCGCGCTGGTGCATAACGGCTCGGCGCTATTCACCGGCGACGCAGGCCAGGGCGAGAGCAACATCCGCCGCTGGGTGCTGGAGAACGACTGGCTCGAAGCCATCATCGCCCTGCCGCTCAACATCTTCTACAACACCGGCATCGCCACCTACATCTGGGTGCTGGCCAACAAGAAGGCCGAAGCGCGCCGTGGCAAGGTGCAGTTGATCGACGCCAGCGGCTGGTTCCAGCCGCTGCGCCGCAACCTCGGCAAGAAGAACTGCGAACTGGCTGACGCCGACATTGCCCGCATCCTCGACCTGTATCTGGGCGAGGCGCAGGAAACCGCCCAGTCCAAATGGTTCGACACCCAGGACTTCGGCTACTGGAAGATCACCGTCGAACGCCCGCTGCGCCTGAAAAGCCAGCTCTCCGACGAACGCATCGAGCCCCTGCGTTTTGCCACCGGCGACGAGGCGCTGCGCGCCGAGATCTACGCCACCCATGGCGACGCGCTCTACACCGAGTTTGCCAAGCGCAAACCGGCCATCGAGGCGTGGCTGAAAGGCGAGGACGAGAACGAAGACGACGACAGCGAAGACAGCGACAGCGGCGATGACAGTGAGGCCCCCGCAGCCCGCAAGGCCGTGCCCGCCAAGCGGCGCAAGAAGCTGCTAGACGCAACGACGTGGCAGCGCGACAAGGGGCTGATGGAAGTGGCGCAACGGGCGCAGCAGGCATTGGGCAGCGCCGTGTTCGACGACCACAATGAGTTCCGCACCCGCTTCGATGCTGCACTGAAGGCGCGGGGCGAAAAGCTCGGTGCGCCGGAGAAGAAGGCCATCTACAAGGCGGTGAGCTGGCGCGACGAAGCAGCGCCGCCGGTCATCGCCAAGCGCAGCAAGCTCAAGGCGGGCGAACACTTTGAGCCCGGCTTCGATGGTGCGTACTTGGAGACCGTGGGCAAGGATCGCTTCATGGTCGAGTACGAGCCCGACAGCGAGCTGCGCGACACCGAGCAGGTGCCATTGAAGGAACCGGGCGGCATCGACGCCTTCTTTGCCCGCGAAGTATTGCCGCACGCGCCGGACGCCTGGATCGCCACGGATAAGACCCAGATCGGCTACGAGATTTCGTTTGCCCGCTATTTCTACAAGCCCGCGCCGCTGCGCACGCTGGCAGAAATCCGCGCCGACATCCTCGCGCTGGAGCAGCAAAGCGAAGGTTTGCTGCACAAGATCGTGGGGGGCGCGTGA
- a CDS encoding DUF262 domain-containing protein, translating into MAKTLEAHDKLIREIFEGSYQFEIPDYQRPYAWTIEQATELFDDLYAAMQDARISGASSQYFLGSIVLIKNDRDPKSSVVDGQQRLSTLTMLFAVLRTVMPDAAEDITDFLYKKGKVSLGEKNEYRLTAREEDADFFRTNIQEPGGIAQLVASTDKLKDSRLRYRENATLLLEKAKALPPAELIALWQFLANDCSLVVISTPDLEAAYRIFSVLNNRGLDLAPIDIIKAQVLGLIRTTAGDVKSRAYAKEWSRIESSLGRDAFGDLFGHIRSIYAKKKQKYILVKEFQEHVTEYKTPVDLVDKVIKPYAEVWDFVRDADFEATEHAETINEHLSWLNRVDFKDWVPPALVYFKRFRQQPKLLAEFFQSLERLTYFLLVTKVGINERIETYAALTKEVEPETFKGDLAALTTLALTDAQKRKFVAALDGDVYDDLPKARMALVLRLESLVRAPGVQLQDAVSLEHVLPQTPPDGSDWIKWFPDEDERDGWTHRLANLVPLDRNKNSSASNYDFAKKKDAYFRGKGKASPFVLTQEVRAENEWTPTLLAERQKRLVGVLKDHWNLAVSTGTAPS; encoded by the coding sequence ATGGCCAAGACACTTGAAGCCCACGACAAACTGATCCGGGAGATCTTCGAAGGCAGCTACCAGTTCGAAATTCCGGACTACCAGCGCCCCTACGCCTGGACAATCGAGCAGGCCACGGAGCTGTTCGATGATCTGTACGCGGCGATGCAGGACGCGCGTATCTCGGGGGCCAGCAGCCAATACTTCCTGGGCAGCATCGTTCTGATCAAGAACGACCGGGACCCGAAGTCATCGGTGGTCGACGGCCAGCAACGCCTGTCTACGCTCACGATGCTGTTCGCCGTGTTGCGCACCGTGATGCCGGATGCGGCAGAAGACATCACCGACTTCCTCTACAAAAAAGGCAAGGTCAGTCTTGGCGAGAAAAACGAGTATCGCCTGACCGCCCGCGAGGAAGATGCTGACTTCTTCCGCACCAATATCCAGGAGCCGGGTGGCATCGCACAGTTGGTCGCCAGTACGGACAAATTGAAAGACAGCCGCCTTCGTTACCGTGAAAACGCCACGCTGCTGCTCGAAAAGGCCAAGGCGCTTCCGCCCGCCGAACTGATTGCTCTGTGGCAGTTCCTCGCCAACGACTGCTCGCTGGTCGTCATCTCCACGCCCGATCTTGAAGCCGCGTACCGCATTTTCTCCGTGCTCAACAACCGGGGACTCGACCTCGCGCCTATCGACATCATCAAGGCGCAGGTGCTAGGCCTGATCCGCACCACGGCAGGCGACGTCAAGAGCCGAGCCTACGCAAAAGAGTGGAGCCGAATCGAAAGCTCTCTGGGCCGTGACGCCTTCGGCGACCTGTTTGGCCACATCCGCAGCATCTACGCCAAGAAGAAGCAGAAGTACATCCTGGTCAAGGAGTTCCAGGAGCACGTCACCGAGTACAAGACCCCTGTCGACCTCGTCGACAAGGTCATAAAGCCTTACGCCGAGGTGTGGGACTTCGTGCGCGACGCCGACTTCGAGGCCACCGAACATGCCGAGACGATCAATGAACACCTGTCTTGGCTCAACCGCGTGGACTTCAAGGACTGGGTGCCCCCGGCACTGGTCTACTTCAAGCGTTTCCGGCAGCAACCCAAACTGCTCGCAGAGTTTTTCCAGTCACTGGAACGGCTGACCTATTTCCTGCTGGTCACCAAGGTGGGCATCAACGAGCGCATCGAAACCTACGCCGCGCTCACCAAGGAAGTCGAACCGGAGACCTTCAAGGGGGATCTGGCTGCGCTCACCACGCTGGCACTGACAGACGCGCAAAAGCGCAAGTTCGTCGCGGCACTCGATGGAGACGTGTACGACGATCTGCCCAAGGCCCGGATGGCGCTGGTTTTGCGTCTTGAGTCCTTGGTGCGCGCCCCCGGCGTGCAGCTTCAAGATGCCGTCTCGCTGGAGCACGTCCTGCCGCAAACACCGCCTGACGGTTCGGACTGGATCAAATGGTTTCCGGATGAAGACGAGCGCGATGGCTGGACGCACCGTTTGGCCAATCTGGTTCCGCTGGACAGAAACAAGAACTCGTCTGCCAGCAACTACGACTTTGCCAAGAAGAAGGACGCCTACTTCAGGGGCAAAGGCAAGGCGTCGCCCTTCGTGTTGACGCAGGAAGTCAGAGCAGAAAACGAGTGGACGCCCACGCTTCTGGCCGAACGCCAGAAACGCCTAGTGGGGGTCCTCAAAGATCATTGGAATCTCGCCGTCTCCACAGGCACGGCGCCGAGCTGA
- a CDS encoding transcriptional regulator has translation MHPQRVESLSHAQRERLAYIDFRLYFFGEIGRPDLIDRFGVAPAGATRDLALYREIAPQNITFDGSNKIYRIGQAFSPLFDHASQRVLSALALGFGDGVTGATQPLLPCESPTALSNPRMDVLAPVCRAIHAKRPVAIRYHSMSSGESERVIVPFALVDTGLRWHVRAFDRKSGEFRDFVVTRIEAPTLLDEEPQAFERPDNDIQWTRIVELDFVPHPRLERPEVIKMDYGMTDGSIRMRVRAAVAGYMLLRWSVDCSPDHRLKEEQYRLWLSDPLALYGVENAKLAPGYQAPSSPKKR, from the coding sequence ATGCATCCCCAGCGCGTTGAGAGCTTGAGCCACGCCCAGCGCGAGCGGCTGGCCTACATCGACTTCCGGCTCTACTTCTTCGGTGAGATTGGCCGCCCCGACCTGATCGACCGTTTTGGCGTTGCTCCGGCAGGGGCGACACGCGATTTGGCGCTGTACCGGGAAATCGCGCCGCAGAACATCACCTTCGACGGCAGCAACAAGATCTACCGCATCGGGCAGGCGTTCTCCCCGCTGTTCGACCACGCATCGCAGCGCGTGCTGTCGGCGCTGGCTCTGGGCTTCGGCGATGGCGTGACCGGCGCAACGCAGCCGCTGCTGCCGTGCGAGTCGCCTACCGCTCTGAGCAACCCCAGGATGGATGTGTTGGCCCCGGTCTGCCGGGCGATCCACGCCAAGCGACCCGTCGCCATCCGCTACCACTCGATGAGCAGCGGAGAGTCCGAGCGGGTCATCGTGCCCTTTGCCCTGGTGGACACCGGTCTGCGTTGGCACGTCCGAGCCTTTGATCGCAAGAGCGGAGAGTTTCGGGACTTCGTCGTTACCCGTATCGAAGCGCCAACGCTGCTCGACGAGGAGCCACAGGCCTTTGAGCGGCCGGACAACGACATCCAGTGGACGCGCATCGTCGAGCTGGACTTCGTGCCCCACCCGCGCCTTGAGCGCCCCGAGGTCATCAAGATGGACTACGGGATGACCGACGGCTCGATCAGGATGCGCGTTCGCGCCGCCGTCGCGGGCTACATGCTGCTGCGCTGGAGCGTGGACTGCTCGCCCGACCATCGTCTCAAGGAAGAACAGTACCGCCTGTGGCTCAGCGATCCGCTTGCGCTGTACGGCGTCGAGAACGCCAAGCTGGCTCCGGGCTACCAAGCCCCAAGCAGCCCAAAGAAAAGATAG
- a CDS encoding lysozyme: MKRGIEITAIPYICPAGFWTIGYGHFCDPKHPPITEAEAEAYLARDLQTALAATLRYCPVLATEPESRIATIVDFTFNLGAGRLQTSTLRRRINQRDWSAAATELRRWVYGGGKVLPGLFARREAEISLLDTKV; this comes from the coding sequence GTGAAGCGTGGAATCGAGATCACTGCCATTCCCTACATCTGCCCCGCAGGCTTCTGGACGATTGGTTACGGCCACTTCTGCGATCCGAAGCATCCGCCGATCACGGAGGCAGAAGCCGAGGCCTATCTGGCGCGAGATCTGCAGACGGCTCTGGCGGCGACGCTGCGCTACTGCCCTGTGCTGGCCACCGAGCCCGAGAGCCGGATCGCGACCATCGTGGACTTCACGTTCAACCTCGGGGCGGGGCGGCTGCAGACCTCGACGCTGCGACGGCGGATCAACCAACGAGACTGGAGTGCAGCCGCAACAGAGCTGCGTCGATGGGTCTATGGTGGCGGCAAAGTGCTGCCGGGACTCTTCGCGCGACGAGAGGCTGAAATTTCCTTACTGGACACCAAAGTGTAG
- a CDS encoding S1C family serine protease produces MAYHDPYPQRPAPDHFVRRWLFITACVAALMLFWQFLPAIEAWFSPRQAAERTVTPRGDLAADEQATIELFEKSRGSVVYITTSQLVRDVWTRNVFSVPRGTGSGFIWDDAGHVVTNFHVIQGASEATVKLADGRDYQAALVGVSPAHDIAVLKIGVGFQRPPAVPVGTSADLKVGQKVFAIGNPFGLDWTLTNGIVSALDRSLPGESGGVTIEHLIQTDAAINPGNSGGPLLDSAGRLIGINTAIYSPSGASAGIGFAVPVDTVMRVVPQLIKTGKYIRPALGIEVDEQLNRRLQALTSTQGVFVLRVAPGSAAQKAGLSGITVGPEGIVPGDRITGIDGAPVDDVAKLLARLDDQKVGDVVVLSVERAGKPREVRVELQPGA; encoded by the coding sequence ATGGCTTACCACGATCCTTACCCACAACGCCCAGCTCCGGATCATTTCGTCCGGCGGTGGCTCTTCATCACTGCGTGCGTTGCCGCACTCATGCTGTTCTGGCAGTTCCTGCCCGCCATCGAGGCCTGGTTCAGCCCGCGCCAAGCCGCTGAGCGCACCGTCACGCCGCGTGGCGATCTGGCCGCTGACGAACAGGCCACCATCGAACTGTTCGAGAAATCCCGGGGATCGGTGGTCTACATCACGACGTCCCAACTGGTACGAGATGTCTGGACGCGCAACGTCTTTTCCGTGCCGCGCGGGACGGGTTCGGGTTTCATCTGGGATGACGCCGGTCATGTCGTTACCAACTTTCATGTGATTCAGGGGGCGTCGGAGGCCACGGTCAAACTGGCCGACGGCCGCGATTACCAAGCCGCGCTGGTCGGAGTGAGTCCGGCACACGATATCGCGGTGCTCAAAATCGGCGTCGGCTTCCAGCGCCCGCCCGCCGTTCCGGTCGGCACCAGCGCAGACCTCAAGGTGGGACAAAAGGTGTTCGCCATCGGCAACCCCTTCGGCCTGGATTGGACACTCACCAACGGCATCGTGTCCGCGCTAGATCGATCGCTGCCCGGAGAATCTGGCGGAGTGACCATCGAACACCTGATTCAAACCGATGCCGCTATCAACCCCGGCAACTCGGGTGGGCCGTTGCTCGATTCCGCCGGCCGTCTGATCGGCATCAACACAGCGATCTACAGCCCTTCCGGTGCATCGGCTGGGATTGGCTTCGCCGTACCGGTGGACACGGTCATGCGTGTGGTGCCACAACTTATCAAGACCGGCAAATACATCCGTCCGGCGCTTGGGATCGAGGTAGACGAGCAGCTCAACCGCCGATTGCAGGCACTGACCAGTACCCAAGGCGTGTTTGTGCTCCGTGTCGCCCCTGGCTCAGCGGCGCAAAAGGCGGGGCTGAGCGGTATCACCGTTGGCCCCGAAGGCATCGTGCCGGGAGACCGTATCACAGGCATAGACGGCGCTCCCGTCGACGATGTCGCCAAACTGCTCGCACGGCTTGACGACCAAAAGGTAGGAGATGTTGTGGTCTTGTCAGTCGAGCGGGCCGGTAAGCCACGGGAAGTGCGCGTGGAGTTGCAACCTGGCGCCTGA
- a CDS encoding zinc metalloprotease HtpX has product MTPYGLVGRHDARSRHRWLNRFQTALLVLTLVGIAAAAGSLLFGEIGLWLALATCALTLLIEPVAASAMTLRLYGARPLRPDEAPAIWSLLRALAARAGLPNTPVPYYVPSDIVNAFATGSRRLASIALTDGLLRSLSMRELQAVLAHEVAHIAQEDLRVMGLADSISRLTNLLALLGQVALLISMPALLVGAAEINWIGLLLLAASPQLALLAQLGLSRVREFDADRMAVELTGDPHGLASALAKIERVSRSWRAWLLPGWGNPEPSWLRTHPATEDRIARLMALAPQPSQALPYQTEYLAPRSFAPMRPPRRGLSGLWR; this is encoded by the coding sequence ATGACCCCCTATGGTCTAGTCGGCCGACACGATGCCAGGTCGAGGCACCGCTGGCTCAATCGCTTTCAAACCGCGCTGCTGGTTTTGACCCTGGTGGGGATCGCAGCTGCCGCTGGCAGTCTGCTGTTCGGCGAGATTGGCCTTTGGCTGGCACTGGCAACATGCGCATTGACCCTGCTGATCGAACCTGTCGCCGCCTCCGCGATGACCTTGCGTCTGTATGGCGCCCGTCCCTTGCGCCCTGATGAAGCCCCCGCAATCTGGTCGTTGCTGCGAGCGCTCGCAGCTCGCGCAGGATTGCCGAACACGCCGGTTCCGTACTATGTGCCCAGCGACATCGTCAATGCCTTTGCCACCGGCTCCAGGCGCCTTGCCTCCATTGCCCTCACCGATGGCCTGCTCCGCAGCCTGAGTATGCGCGAACTGCAAGCCGTGCTGGCGCATGAAGTCGCGCACATCGCTCAAGAAGATCTTCGTGTCATGGGCTTGGCCGATTCGATCAGCCGGCTCACGAACCTGCTGGCGTTGTTGGGTCAGGTCGCGCTCCTGATCAGCATGCCAGCCTTGCTGGTCGGTGCAGCAGAAATTAACTGGATTGGCTTACTGTTGTTGGCCGCTTCGCCGCAACTTGCACTGCTCGCACAGTTGGGTCTGTCACGTGTGCGAGAGTTCGATGCCGACCGGATGGCAGTAGAGCTGACGGGAGATCCGCACGGGCTCGCCTCGGCGCTGGCGAAGATCGAGCGGGTGAGCCGCTCGTGGCGAGCCTGGTTGTTGCCCGGCTGGGGGAATCCCGAACCGTCCTGGTTGCGCACGCATCCGGCGACAGAGGATCGTATCGCGCGCCTGATGGCGTTGGCGCCTCAGCCATCGCAGGCCCTGCCGTACCAAACGGAATATCTCGCGCCAAGGTCGTTCGCCCCGATGCGCCCGCCACGCCGGGGCCTGAGCGGCCTTTGGCGCTAA
- a CDS encoding phosphate-starvation-inducible PsiE family protein, whose amino-acid sequence MNKESGHTALDEIRSQWRLMTVYERFEQFVAITLSGVIALVIVISLIQLIRLVFTLLVMDALNPLDHKVFQLVFGATMTLLIAMEFKHSIVKVALRKESIIQVKTVILIAILALARKFIILEPDVDPAKVAALAGTVLALGLTYWLMRERDDRKSE is encoded by the coding sequence ATGAATAAAGAATCTGGCCACACGGCCCTTGACGAGATACGCTCCCAGTGGCGGTTGATGACGGTTTACGAGCGCTTCGAGCAGTTCGTTGCCATCACGCTTTCGGGCGTCATCGCGTTGGTAATTGTGATTTCGCTGATTCAGTTGATTCGGCTGGTGTTCACACTGCTCGTCATGGATGCGCTGAATCCACTGGATCATAAGGTTTTCCAGCTGGTGTTCGGTGCCACCATGACGCTGCTGATCGCCATGGAATTCAAGCATTCGATCGTCAAAGTGGCTCTGCGCAAGGAAAGCATCATCCAGGTCAAGACCGTCATTCTGATCGCGATCCTGGCACTGGCCCGCAAGTTCATCATCCTAGAACCCGACGTTGATCCTGCCAAAGTGGCCGCGCTGGCGGGGACGGTACTGGCCTTGGGTCTGACCTATTGGCTCATGCGTGAACGCGATGACCGCAAGAGCGAGTAA
- the trxC gene encoding thioredoxin TrxC: protein MSDSIHIVCPHCQSINRVPANKLAEKPNCGRCQHPLFTGEPIDLTTATFARHLERSDLPLLVDFWAPWCGPCKMMAPQFEQAASLLEPKVRLAKVNTEAEPHLAAQFGIRSIPTLILFRGGHEVARQAGAMGAQDIMRWVASQLPR, encoded by the coding sequence ATGAGTGACAGCATTCATATCGTCTGCCCACACTGCCAATCCATCAATCGCGTGCCAGCCAACAAGTTGGCAGAGAAGCCCAATTGCGGGCGGTGCCAGCACCCGCTGTTCACCGGAGAACCCATTGATCTGACCACAGCGACCTTCGCCCGTCATCTGGAGCGCAGTGACCTGCCGCTGCTGGTTGACTTTTGGGCGCCGTGGTGTGGACCGTGCAAGATGATGGCGCCGCAGTTCGAGCAGGCAGCCTCCCTGCTTGAACCCAAGGTGAGGTTGGCCAAGGTAAATACCGAGGCCGAGCCTCACCTGGCCGCCCAGTTCGGTATTCGCAGCATTCCAACCCTGATTTTGTTCCGGGGGGGACATGAGGTTGCACGTCAGGCGGGCGCCATGGGCGCGCAGGACATTATGCGCTGGGTGGCTTCGCAATTGCCCCGGTGA